The bacterium DNA segment GGCGTCGAAGAGGGTTCGCTGCGCGCCAGCGATCCCGAGCGCGTCGCCTATCTGATGTTCCATCTGGGCAGCTTCCTCGTGGAACGCGAAACCTCGGGTATGGCCGACTACCCGTTCGACGAGATCATCTTTTTGATGGACGACGTCTTCTCCCATGGGATCGCGGCGGATCGCTGAACATCCCATCAGCCCTGTCAGTAGCAGGAATCAGGAGTTCCAAGAAATGGCATTCCCCCAATGGACCGAAGAGCACGGAGCTTTTCGCGCGAGCGTACGCCGCTTTGCCGAGCAGGAGATCCGGCCCTACGCCGAAAAGTGGCAGGCCGAGGGTTACTTCCCGGACGACTTGTTCCGCAAGGCGGGAGAGGTCGGTCTGCTGGGAATTCGCTTCGATCCAAAGTGGGGTGGGAGCGGGCTCGACTACTGGTACACCGCGATTCTCGTCGAAGAACTCGTGCGCGGCCGCGATATCGGCTGTGTGGTCGGCCTGCTCGTGCAATGCGAGATGGCGACGGCCGTGATGCACGACCACGGCAGCGATGAGATCCGACAGGAGTGGCTGGTTCCCGCGATCAAGGGTGAGCGCATCGCTGCTCTCGGCGTGTCAGAACCCGGCGGAGGTTCTGATGTCGCCTCGCTTCAGACCACGGCGACGCTCGATGGGGATGATTATGTGATCAATGGTTCGAAGATCTTCATTTCCAATGGCGCTCGCGCGGATTTCGTGACACTCGCCGTGCGCACGGGCGGGCCCGGAGTCGATGGCGTCAGCCTCGTGGTCTGTCCCACCGACGCCAAGGGTTTTCAGGTGAGCCGACGCTTGAAGAAGGTCGATCTCCACTCGAGCGACACTGCAGAGCTCTTCTTCGACGACATGAGGATCCCACGGCGTTACCTGATCGGCGAAGAGGGCCGCGGCTTCCGCTACATCATGGGTGCTTTTCAGGGTGAGCGTCTGGTGCTCTCGGTGATGATGAACGCGCTGTGTGACGATGTATTGGCTGAGACGCTCGGCTATCTGGCTGAGCGTAAGGTCTTCGGTCGCTCCGTCGCCTCCATGCAGGTCTGGCGACACCGGATGGCAGACTGGATGACCCGATTGGAGGCTTCGCGGGCGCTCACCTATCGTGCGGCCGAGCAACTCGCGACGGGGGATCGCGATGGCGACCTGTCGGTCAGCATGTCGAAGCTATTTGCGGCCGATATGATTCGCGGACTGATTCTCGACTGCGCGCACGCTTTTGGCGGTTACGGTTTCATGGAAGAGAACTACGTAGCCCGCTGTTCGCGCGGGGTGCAGAACTGGGGGATCGGCGCGGGTACCAGCGACGTCATGCGCGAGATCATTGCGAAGCGACGCATGCCTGCGGAATCTCAATGACCCGTCGCGCCGTCATCTCAGGTGTCGGTCACACCGACTTCGGAAAACTCGAAGGGCGCAGTCCGTGGCATCTGGAAGCGGAAGCTGCTGCGGCAGCGGTAGCGGATGCCGGACTTCAGCCTTCGGATGTGGATGGTCTGCTCACCGATCCCGGTCCCTCGCAGGGGATCCTCGACGGCATTACTCCCCACTTCCTGCGGATGGGCGCACAACTGGGCCTGGATCCCGACTACGCGGGATCGGAGATCCTGGGTGGGGCCGGAAGCGTCGCGATCGTGGAGCGCGCCGCACTCGCCGTCGAGGCGGGGTTATGCGATGTGTGTTTGTGCATCTATGGCGACAGTCCTCTTTCGAGTCCGGGTTCATTCGACTACGCGCGTGGCGATGAATCGGCTTTCGGCTTTTTCGGCGCCGCCGGCCTGCACGCATTGGCCACTCGACGTCATATGCACCGCTTCGGTACGCGCTTCGAGCACCTCGGAGAAGTCGCCGTAGCAGCGAGAGCCCACGGAGCGCGCACGCCACACGCACAGAAGCGCAAGCCGATCTCGATGGACGACTATCTGGCCTCGGGACAACTGGTCGAACCGCTGCGCAAGCTCGATTGTTGTCTGGTTTCAGACGGAGCTGCGGCAGTGCTGGTCACGACCGCGGAGCGAGCCAGAGATCTGCGCACTCCCGCCGTCCGCATCCTCGGTCACGCCCAGGCTCACAGTCTGTCCACCTATGCAACGCCGGAACACTTCGACCGACTGCCCGCTGCGCGTTGTGGTCCCCGGGCACTTGGCGCCGCGGGGCTCGGCGCCAAAGACATCGATGTGGCACTTCTGTACGACTGTTTCACGATCGTCGTCCTGCTTCAGTTGGAGGACTACGGTTTCTGCAAGCAGGGGGAATCGGGACCCTTCGTCGAAGGCGGGCGCATCGGCCCGGCTGGCAGCCTGCCGGTGAATCCCAGCGGCGGACTTCTGGCGGAGGGCTACGGCAGCGGCATGCTGCACGTGATCGAAGCCGTACGTCAGTTGCGCGGCGAAACGGGTGATCGTCAGGTGGCCGGCGCCGAGACCGCGCTCGTATCGGGTCACGGTCTCGGCATGAATACCCACGCCACCCTGGTCCTCGGGAGCTGAACTCTTGTCCGACCCTCGACCTCCCCAGCCGCAGCCCGACGCTCTGACGAAGGCCTACTGGGAGGCGTGTCGCCGGGGTTCACTGGAAGTCTCGGCCTGCGAAGACTGCGGACATCTCTTTCTGCCACCCGGCCCCTGCTGTCCGCAGTGCTGGTCGATGCAACTCGGCGTTCGACCGGTCTCGGGTCGGGGACACGTGTTCAGCTTTACCATCTATCGCCGGACCTACCATCCGGGAATGCCAGAACCCTATGTGGTCGCGCTCGTGCAACTCGACGAGGGGCCGCGCCTCATCTCGAATATCGTGGGTTGCGAGCCGGAAGAAGTCAGTGTCGATATGCCGGTTCGGGTTCGCTTCGAAGATGTGGGAGACTTCAAGCTGCCGCGCTTCGAAAGGGCGGTCGACGGCGGAGGAACTTCATGAGTATCCGTTTTGAAATTGAGGGAGCCGTTGCGCTTCTGACGATCGACCGACCCAAAGTGCACAACGCACTGGACTTCGAGACGAGCGATGGGCTGGTGGACGCGTGGATGCGCTTCCGCGACGACGACGCCCTGCGGGTTGCGATCCTGACCGGCGCGGGCGAACGGGCTTTCTGTGCCGGTGCAGACCTCCGCGGTGTCGGCGATTTCTACAAGACACTTACTTCGACGCAACGCCTCCGCCGCTCCGAACAGGTCCCGGGTCTCGGTGGAATCACGAAGAACCTCGCGATCGACAAACCGATCATCGCTGCGGTCAATGGGCACTGTCTGGCCGGCGGACTCGAGATCGCGCTGGCCTGCGATCTGCGCATCGCCTCTGAGAACGCGAGCTTCGGTTTGCCAGAAGTGACCCGTGGCATCATCCCCGGTGCCGGCGGTACCCAGCGGCTTCCCCGACTCGTCGGCCCCGAACGCGCACTCGATCTGATCTTGACGGGTCGGCGCATCGATGCGGGCGAAGCAGAGCGCATGGGTCTGGTCTCGCGTGTGGTTGCACTCGAGAATCTGCAAGAAGAGGCGCTGGCCACGGCGAATGCGATCGCGACGAACGGTCCGCTGGCCGTGCGGGCCGCCAAGGCTGCCGTCTGGCGCGGCCTCGAGACTTCGCTGGAGGAAGGCCTGCGCCTGGAGCAGTTGCTGGCCGAACCCGTGCGCCAGAGTGAAGACGCGCAGGAGGGCCCGCGCGCATTCCTCGAGAAACGCAAACCCGTGTTCAAGGGGAGATAGTCGCATGCCCAGCCCCCCGCGTCGCCACGTTGGTCAGTACGTTTCCTCCGGAGACTGGAGCGACTACTGGACCACGCGCATCAGTCGCGCAGAGAGCGGAAAGATCCGCGTGCGCGGCTATCCAATCGAAGAACTGATCGAACACCTCTCGTATACCGAGTCCGCGTTCCTGCTATTGCGCGGAGAACTTCCAGACGAGCGCGAGACTGCTCTCTTCGACCTCGCATTGCGCAGCGGCATGGATCAGCAGTTCATCAGTTCGGCCGCCTGCGCCGCTCGCTACACGGCCTCCGCGTTTCCCGACTCTCCGGTTCCCGCACTGGCCAGCGGCATACTTGCCAGCGGTTCCGTGACGGGTTCGCCCCAGGAACCGGCGGAGATGCTGATCGAGGCGCTGGAGTGGAAACTTCCCGAAGGGGAAGCGGCGTCACGCGTGCTCGAAACCTGGTTCGAGCGACGCGGTGCGGTGCCGGGTCTGGGGCACCCGATGCACAAGCAGGCGGAACCTCGAGCGGTAACACTGCGTCGAATTGCCTGCGAGCGCGGTGGTTGGCGAGAACACGGAAACTTGCTCGACGCCATCGAAGCCGAACTAGAACGAAAGAAGGGCCGTCGCATTCCGATCAATCTCGCGGGAGCACTCGGCGCACTTCTGGCCGACCTCGGTTTCGACCCGCTGGCGATCGGTGGCCTCGGCGCACTCAGCTATGGCATGGCACTACTCAGTCACATCGTCGAAGAGATTCGCGAGGGAGTTCCGCTCCGGATCATTCCGGATGCATTGGGTGCGCACTACGCTGGACCGGAAGCGCGTTCCCTGCCTGAAGAACGCAAACGGAGGGGCGAGCGATGATTCATCCCTATTCACACTACCCCGCGCGGGCGGCGCGGCGCTGGCCCGATCGCATCGCCCTCGTGGAAGCCGAGCGACGTCGCAACTATCGCGAACTCGATGAGCGGGCGACCCGACTGGCGCGTGCGCTGGTCG contains these protein-coding regions:
- a CDS encoding acyl-CoA dehydrogenase; this translates as MAFPQWTEEHGAFRASVRRFAEQEIRPYAEKWQAEGYFPDDLFRKAGEVGLLGIRFDPKWGGSGLDYWYTAILVEELVRGRDIGCVVGLLVQCEMATAVMHDHGSDEIRQEWLVPAIKGERIAALGVSEPGGGSDVASLQTTATLDGDDYVINGSKIFISNGARADFVTLAVRTGGPGVDGVSLVVCPTDAKGFQVSRRLKKVDLHSSDTAELFFDDMRIPRRYLIGEEGRGFRYIMGAFQGERLVLSVMMNALCDDVLAETLGYLAERKVFGRSVASMQVWRHRMADWMTRLEASRALTYRAAEQLATGDRDGDLSVSMSKLFAADMIRGLILDCAHAFGGYGFMEENYVARCSRGVQNWGIGAGTSDVMREIIAKRRMPAESQ
- a CDS encoding thiolase family protein, yielding MTRRAVISGVGHTDFGKLEGRSPWHLEAEAAAAAVADAGLQPSDVDGLLTDPGPSQGILDGITPHFLRMGAQLGLDPDYAGSEILGGAGSVAIVERAALAVEAGLCDVCLCIYGDSPLSSPGSFDYARGDESAFGFFGAAGLHALATRRHMHRFGTRFEHLGEVAVAARAHGARTPHAQKRKPISMDDYLASGQLVEPLRKLDCCLVSDGAAAVLVTTAERARDLRTPAVRILGHAQAHSLSTYATPEHFDRLPAARCGPRALGAAGLGAKDIDVALLYDCFTIVVLLQLEDYGFCKQGESGPFVEGGRIGPAGSLPVNPSGGLLAEGYGSGMLHVIEAVRQLRGETGDRQVAGAETALVSGHGLGMNTHATLVLGS
- a CDS encoding Zn-ribbon domain-containing OB-fold protein, translated to MSDPRPPQPQPDALTKAYWEACRRGSLEVSACEDCGHLFLPPGPCCPQCWSMQLGVRPVSGRGHVFSFTIYRRTYHPGMPEPYVVALVQLDEGPRLISNIVGCEPEEVSVDMPVRVRFEDVGDFKLPRFERAVDGGGTS
- a CDS encoding enoyl-CoA hydratase/isomerase family protein, which gives rise to MSIRFEIEGAVALLTIDRPKVHNALDFETSDGLVDAWMRFRDDDALRVAILTGAGERAFCAGADLRGVGDFYKTLTSTQRLRRSEQVPGLGGITKNLAIDKPIIAAVNGHCLAGGLEIALACDLRIASENASFGLPEVTRGIIPGAGGTQRLPRLVGPERALDLILTGRRIDAGEAERMGLVSRVVALENLQEEALATANAIATNGPLAVRAAKAAVWRGLETSLEEGLRLEQLLAEPVRQSEDAQEGPRAFLEKRKPVFKGR